The Lolium perenne isolate Kyuss_39 chromosome 6, Kyuss_2.0, whole genome shotgun sequence genome segment GCTATTGGAAAATCTGCTCTGCAGTGACCCCAATTTAACTAACTAATTTTGTTATTAAATAAAACATTGATAGGTACAATCAAGAGGCTATGATACCACCTAAGATTGGGGATATATGAGAGCCAAAAATATAAGTCACCATAGGAAACATTACATGCAATGTTGAGCTTGTTTGACCGTCTAGTGTTTATACTATTTCCAAAAATTTATATGAAACTCTCAACATTGGTCCTATGGAAAAAATGCAACATTGATTCACTACTTGCTGATTGTTCTACCAAGCATGCATTAGGTAGAATTAATAATGTTACGGTTGAGTTTCATATGAATTTTGTGTATGTTGATTTTATTATCATGGATATGGAGCATAAAGCCGCATATCCGATAATCTTTGGAAGACCTCTTCTTAGAACTACCTTTGTTATCATTGATTCGAATGAAACTAATGTGAAGTTTCAGTTCCCAGGCAAGAACTCCAATGAGAAATTCCCATGGAAGGAGGGAGCAAGAGAAGACTTGCCCTCATAATATTTGATGTTAGCACTTAAGAAACTCAATAGACATTTAAAAACCAATTTTTTTGGGTGATTAATCACAACATGTTATCTATTTTTAGGCAACTAATCCCGTATAAAAGACCAGGGGAAGTTTTTGTAATGAAGTTTTTCGCAGGGAACAACGCCAAACCAAATCAAGGTTCATCCAACAATGGTTGAAACCATaatcttggggattcccaaggcatttcTTTACACCAGCACAAATCAAGGTATGCAAATCTTGGAACCTCATTTTTTGAGCATTATGATAAAGTCCATAACCTTTGAGCATCCTTTgtgttggtttgtttttgtttgcttGGAATTGCATTTCTACATGTGAAATGAAGACCACCACCTTGTGAAATGAAGACCACCACCTATATGCTTGTTAAATGGTCTAATTTATTATTATTGAAATGAATTTGGTTAAGAAATAAAAATTTCTTTGAAATGCTTGGGAAGGAAAAAACCATTGCAAAGAAGTTTAAAATGGATTGTTGTATTCATTGGGTATTTTCTTTTATTATTGAATGAAGGGTGCATGCAAGTGTATCATTCAGCGATAGGTCTCATTGAGATTAAGTTATAAGTCACATAACTTATCTTTTACTTTATATAGTGGACTATCCTAACGAGCAAGTTTGCACGCAACTAGAGGAAACCTTCTCCCTTTTGCTAGCCTCTCTAATACTAAGTATCAATTATCCTTGTGTAACCAACTACCTTTGAGCCAAGTTATATTTTATATGAGTCCACTATACCTCACCTAATAGTAACAATACCATGCCAAGTAAAATTTCCGTATTACTAAGGAGCTTGATTCCGGTTTTATTTGTGTGTTGATGTTTATTCTTGGAAAGTAATGTTGATATTGTGATCCTCCATTCTAAGGGACACTATTTTTTGCTTCTCCAACAGCTTCTTCTGGAAGAAGCTTCTTCCAGGAGCCTAATCCTCGAATTTGTTCTAGCTTATAATCTTGTTTAGACCAAACTAGACTATAAACCAGAAAAAATTAGGGCCATGGCTTATGGGAGAAGCTGGTGGGGAGAAGTTTCTCCCAAAAGCCACTGGAGAAGCCAAAAATAAGTGGGCCTAAACGTGCTTACACTCCATGATAAGTATGAAAATAGTGCTTGTTCCAATTTGTAAGAGAGTTGGCAAAAGGAATGCACAGTTCTAAAGTTAATTAAATAAATGAAAAAGATAAACTCCTCTTCCAAAATCGAGAGGCAAAGTGTAGAAGGGGGCCTAAAAATAGGAATCACTCTCAAGTAACTGATGTTAGCGTGAAAGATCACAATGTTAGTACTTACCTTCCTGGCACATGAACGTTCCCACATCTACATGCAATTCTAATCTTGGTCGTATGAATTATGTATTAATCCCTTCTTTCATGTGGGAAAGGCTCAATCTATCCTTGCCTGAGTCAAAATTGCTCATGTATTCAATAGTCAATTCATGTATTTTCCGTTGCAGACCTCATCTGGTTaattatcttcaagttcacaaccaCATTCTTACTCGAGAGCAAAAGCAAAATCCATCATCGATCCCTTGAAGTTGAAAATGCCCTTCCATTTTTTTATGATAATTATTAAGATGAGCCACCACATCCTTTTCAAACTAAGCCATGGTATGCCAGTGAAAATTGAATCATTCCTAAGTTTCCAAATCGACCATGACACAACAGTAAAAATAGAATTTAGTGCAGAGTATTATTTATaagatacccagaaatgtgcaacaGATGCAAGGTTAGAGCCATCAGTTGGCCTTTCAAAGAAAATGGCAGTTTCAAGCCAAAGATTGCTAATTCTAGGTTAGAGCAAATGACCTTCGCTGGACATGCACCGACCTGCCAATCCCGCGATTCTAGATTTGGTCACGCACGCGCAGCCACATGAACGCATGTGTGCCACTCGCACTCCGAGAGAGCTGATGGCACCGGAAAAACCAATCTGCAACCTTCTACGAGGAGGGTGTATGTATGGAGGTTCCATCTGTGGATCCTCTGAAGCTTTGACCTCGACGCTCGCTCCGTCGGTCGATTTCATTCTCCCCAGGCGTATTGTCGCCAAACGGAAGGTTCACAGAAATCGTGGATGTACTACACTGTCCATCTGAAGTCTAAACAATTCAAAGTCCAACAAGAAACGGACTTTCCTGCACCCTCATCACATGAAATGATTCCATCGATCACTGCTGCGATCGAGAGATCTGCTAGGTAGTAGATGTACGCAAGTCGTCGTCGGCGCAACCATGCAGTTGCAGGTTAAAATTTGTGATTCGTCAACAACATCGTGTAATTAAGCTTCaacggttgtatatatataggccCAGCGCCCTTGAGGCTTCCAGTTAAACCAAACCAAAAGCTACTCTTACTatactccaactagctagctagcgAGGGACGACGACACTAGTCATGGCAATGGAGTACGCCTCAAGCACGAGCAGGCTCTGCTGCTGGCTCGCCGCCCTCGTCCTGCTCTCTTGCTGCCCCAGCCCAACGGCGGCGGCACCCGGCGGCCGGAAGCTGCTCGAGATCAGCCTGGCGCAGCAGTTCGTGGTGCCGCAGACCCACCTGCGCGCCATCCATGGCCTGCGCCCGCTCAAGTGGAGCAGCGACCTGGCGGaccaggcggcgcggtgggccggcGGGTTCACGCGCGACTGCGCGGCCCCGTCGACGTCCGGCGTCAACGTGTTCCGCGGCGTAGGGGATGTCGGGAGGACCTGGCAGCCGAGCGACGCCGTGGCGGCGTGGGCGGAGCAGGCGAGCCACTTCGACTTCGGCGCCGGCGCGTGCGCCATCGGGAACATATGTGCGCAGTTCGAGCAGCTGATGTGGCGCATGAGCACGCAGGTCGGCTGCGCCACCGTGCAGTGCGCCTCCGGGGAGACGCTCATGACATGCCACTACTGGCCTCGGGGCAACATCATGGGCCAGAGGCCATTCTGATCTCTGATCTCTACTACTAGCTGATCCATGCATTGAAGCCGGCCGTGGTGTGCCCGCCTAATACACCTGCCGTTGTGATCTGATCGCCTTGTGACATCGTCGTGTGTTTTGCATTTTCTTAATAGTGTTATTTCGTTACTACTTTGGGAGTTTATTTAGATGATGTTATGACGAGGCTCATGCTTGCTTTCGTGAAAGGCATGAGAATGAAATCTGTCATACTCACCCAATTTCATGAGCTTTTTAAGTTGTTCGCTTTTATTTTACTTCGCAAAATTATGAAGAACACTAAGATCTAAAAAGATTTTAGGCAACTGCTTTTCAAGTGACCTTACTCCAAGCATATGTAGGGGACAACGTACATAAGCATTGCAATCTGCCAGAGCTTCATGCATAGATTATCTCTACCAACATTTCCCAAAATGTATCCGTCAACAAATGCCCCAAAATGTGGCAGCTATTGCTCCCCCCTCCCCCGCGCGACATATGTCATGTCGAGGGTATCATATTTTAGTACTATATTTTTTTAAAGAAAATAAAACATATAGTGTTTATTAAATTAGTGATTCAAATTTTAAAACACGAGTACTACACATGAATTGAGATAGAGGAAGTAGTGCATACACTCAACCATCACAAGTTATACCAACATGTTTACTGCATTTCAGTTCTCGTTACATATTAGACTGCACGATGGATAACTCATCACGTCCTTGAAGAATGTTATTGCGATCAAAACTATTTTCTTGTGCCATAGATTCTTGTCCATGAACACATTGTTTTATCGTATGATGGAAACATTTTCCCAAATATTGATAACATGTTTAATATCATGCACTATTTGTGAGGTGGAAAAACATTACTTATTAGCATGTGATGGAAACATTTTTAGATATAAAAAAATCTCACAACTCTTTCTCAGCCGTTTCATGCACCATTGGAAATAATGGTAGTTTAGCAAATTTTCGCAAGTAGAGAAAAATTGACGAAACTAACACAAACTGGCGAACGGAGGTTCAAACCTATTTTCATGGAGAGGTATATGTGCATTGTGTGTCTGGATGTCAAATGTGAATAGTATAATTTTTTTATCTAGAGACGGTGGTAGTTCTAAAGACCTGAGAAATATTTATTTGTAAATAGATCAAGTGATGTACACAACTTCTAAATTATGCGGTGCATTATTATTATGCCTTGATAAGTTAAGATATTCCAGTGTGCAAAAAATAAAACTTatagcatagcacatgcattTTACTAGTACCCTCCAATATTTAAAAAAATACATGATAAGCCACAATCTAAACAATCATATTTTAAGTGCAAAACCATATCACACCACCCCTTACAATTTTTTTGGAGAAAAACAAAACATGTGGAATGATGTGACATAATTTATGACCCCACGAAGGATCACTTATCTAAATCAATCCTGCTTAAGATAAAATTATTCATTACAAAACATCGTAATCTTAATATAAATTTTAAGTTTCAAAATATGTTTGAAAGGGAATAACGCCCTCCAAGTGATCAAAACACTATTAATATTTAAGATAGTATACTCCAAAATTACTTAGAAGATATAGGCTTAGTATCAATCGTGTTAATTAAGGCATGCCCTCACAAAACTTTTGCAAGGCTTGCTACCAACAAAGAGTTGTCATTATTACTTTTCTATACATGGAAATCTTCATATTATTAAGGTTATTATTTTACTTACATTTTGGCATTTTGTGGTTGCCGGGTTTGTTTCCGTGCTATTTTGTTATTTGTATTTTAAATTGTTTCTATGATAGATTGAGAGACAAGGTATGGTTGTGCTAGATTGACACGGAAAAACGAATTAAAAGTTTACAACAAAAATGTTCATGGAAGTGCTTGACATATAAGTAGAGTGAACACTTGGCCAACCTTCCATTAAGATACTACAAGAGTACAAGTATTACATTCAGCGTGTCGAACTTGTGCATGTATCTCGAATGCTCTATGAGCCTCCGGCTGTGCATAACCGAActgaaaccgaaaaccgaaccgaaaaaaACCGAACCGAAATTAATTTTCAGTTTTTATGGTTTTATGGTTAGGTTTCAGTTAGTAAAACATCAAACCGAAAGAACTTCGGTTAATTCAGTTTTTAACCGAAAAACCGTGGTTAAACCGAAAAAACCGAACACACAGCGCAACATAAAATCTGGCCAGCCCAGCTTCACGCGTAGCCTTAATATAGCACTTAAACTGTTAAGTTTACACGTAAGCTGGTTCTCTGTGGTGGTCATGTCCTTCCATGGGCGGAGCTTCAGCTCGGCATGCCCGGGCAGCTGCCCGGGCTCGGACTCGTCCGGCAGGTGTGCAAATCTCACATGATTAGGCGTAATTTCGTGATCAGCGTGGTGCATGCCCGGGCTAAAATTCCAGCTCAACGTACTCCTTCGGCCTAAGTTGCCAACAGCCCAACAGACCTAGAGCCTACTTTCAAATGAACTGAAGAATCATGAGGATAGTTTGATCGTTCCGTCCAGGAAGGCACGAAACTGATTCGTGAATTGGTTGTTCACATGCGTCTGTTCGTCTCCtgattggcgacggcggctgcAACAACCTTGGTGCGGCCACACGTTCACGCCGGCTGTTCGaatttctttctttttttgttttgctctCTTGCAAAATCTTTAGTACAATCGTACAAAAATACAGAAAATAAAATATATGGCCAGAAAAGTTACTTTTCAATCTAAAATTCGCGTCAACTTTGGTTAGTTTGGctattaccgaaaccgaaccgaaatttaatggttattaccgaaaccgaatcGTATTTTTATACGTAACCGTATTAACCGAAGTATTGAAACCGTATTTACTATATAACCGAATAAACCGAACCGAATTAACCATATTAACCGAACGCGCAGCCGGATATGAGCCTGTCGAACATGGACAGCATGCGGGAGGTGTTACTTGGGCTGACCACAAGCGAACCCGATCCGATCCGAGAGGCCGTGGAGAAGGACAAAGGCAGACAGGTGATTGATGGGGTCGAACAGTTCGTAGGCTTCCAGAATTTGGCCCAAAACCAATCTTGGGCTAAACAATTTGGTTGAACATTTCGGCTAGGGCTGTACACTGTGTACTTCGATTCTGGAATATAGATGCAGAATCTGCAGCGTCCcaaacccaaaaaaaaaaaaggactcTGCCGGAGTATCTTTGGCTGTAGAATGTGCTCAGTTTAACAGGCTACCACCCTGGTCAACAAAACGACCCGCGTGAAGTGCCAACAAGCTGGTCCTTGTTACCAGTGCAGCATACGTACACACGAGAGACACACATTTCTTCAGTCAGTCAGCAAGTCATGTTCTGAGGTTCAAACTAAGAGCCAGAATTTAATAAGTCCCCTTCTGTTCTCGAAACAATGTTTTGTAACACATCAGTGGTCGAGAATTCTCCATGGGAGATACGTTTCTAGCTTAAAGATTATAAGTCCGACAAGTATCTTTAAATTGTAAATTTCACCAACATAATATAAAGATATATTATGAAATATATATTATTAGAAAGTTTTGATATTATACTTTCTactgatataatttttgtaacgaTAATTCATATTATGTTGATCAAGCTGATAATCTAAATGTACGTGTCAGTCTTATAATCCCTAATGAAGGAAGTATATTAGTAAGTTGCGTCCATATGAATGAACTTCCACACAATTCCGGTAGGGACAGCCTAACCGAAGGTCTCTCATTAGTCATCCAGAACAAGGTCATAGGTTGGAAGACAGTGAAACCTAGTAGTGATGAAATCAACACCACACAAGGAACTAATGTGGTGTACTAGAAGGAAATTCTATGGAAATCGCGGCATCCTGACAATTACTTAGGAGAATTCATACACTACACTTGTTTCACTTTAATTTTCTGGGCATATATTCCTGTTGCGTACCGGAAGTCTGGGACCCATTAGCTTGGCTGATTCAGTTCCACGGAGGTCTACCATAGCTAGATGAATTATATATTTATGGAATTGCTAATTCTTCGGACATCCTGAGATTAAATAAATCTTAGTTGACTCTCTAGCAATTGAAATTTGCCTCGCAATTCGTGTTGATATGACATTGCAAGTGGGTTGTAACTCAAAAATTTGTTCACAGAGTATGAAATAATTATTCATGTATTACCAAATAATTATCCATGACGTAGAAAGATGTTTCAAGTACAAAAGATTTTGCTCATGAGGTAAAAAAAAAAGTCCATCTGGTAAAAAAAATTATTCACAAGAAGAAAATTGTTCGGTATCACAAACACTAGtttgagagcatctccagtcgcgtcccccaaatgagGTTTGGGGGACCGCAGACAAGAAATGGGGAAAAAAAttgtccagtcgcgtcccccaaagctaattagtgcctcattttgtgtccggcgtccccggtagagactctatgcacagcgtccacatgcatgcatgcagcccctagtccccacatgctagtctctttccccacactttctctcacctacttttcccacatggggtggtccctctattaaaaatgcatgcatccggacgctgtttgagggacgcggctagAAAGGGTCTCTTTTTTGTATAGATTTTtggtctctttttgtccggcgcggtcccaaacgtgccccaaatcatttgtgccggacgctttttgagggacgcgactggagatgctctgacgCCAGTCGATAGTGGACTGAGCTCCAAGGGTGGCCACATATATTAGAATATCCTCTCGAGTTGACTTTGCATTTCATTTAGAAGCGTCTGTCTTTTGCTTTACCTATCAGTCTACGTGGCATCATCTTTGAGAGATTTTGTAACACGTCTTCGTCTTTTCTACGAGTAGCGTCGCCGTCGTTTAGGTTGGTCTAGTGTCCTAGGAAAAGGTCCATGTTTTGTGTAAAGGTCGCATGATCGACGAAGTAAAACCTAACAACCTCTCGCATTAAACATTTTTTACCCTGCAAATCTCTTTCATGCAGCTAAGTAGACCACCTTCCGTGGGCACCATGAAAGAATATTACAGTACTAATTAAACACCTTCCGAAGAAACAAGTGAGCAAGATTCAACTGGAAATTACGGAACCAAGTTTGACATTCTTGATTGCTCTAAAAAATAAAGTTTGACATTCTTGAGTAGTTGAGTTAGACTAGCGTTGGCATGCAAACTCAACGAAATTTCCAATGCAGAATGTATCCAGCTAAACAAAGGAAGCGAAGCATCAGTATGAAGATGCTTTCAACGAGAGTACTGCTACGAATCTACATCTCCTAGACTCCGATCCTAGATTAATAAATATCTCTTAGGCTCCTAGTTGCGCTACACAACCAACAAAATCGGCCAATTAACAAACTAACTACTACCATATCGAAGGGTGTCTGCTAAACAAAGCAAGCAAAAATATTGCTTCGTGGCAGAAGATTCTctctgctctcttgacttctgcGGAAGCAAAACGTACGCATCTTCTTCGGTGCAGGAAGGCAATCCAGGTCGTGTACACTGGCCGGTGCGCGCATGTACACACCATAGAGAAACATTACAAACGATTGGTAGGTCGTAGGTCTTTGGGGGCTTCCGGGGCTAGGCGCTAGGGCTATGACGGGTGAAAATGGGTTAAAAGACAACTTCTCTATTTCGTTTGG includes the following:
- the LOC127309228 gene encoding pathogenesis-related protein PRB1-3 — translated: MAMEYASSTSRLCCWLAALVLLSCCPSPTAAAPGGRKLLEISLAQQFVVPQTHLRAIHGLRPLKWSSDLADQAARWAGGFTRDCAAPSTSGVNVFRGVGDVGRTWQPSDAVAAWAEQASHFDFGAGACAIGNICAQFEQLMWRMSTQVGCATVQCASGETLMTCHYWPRGNIMGQRPF